In a single window of the Antedon mediterranea chromosome 1, ecAntMedi1.1, whole genome shotgun sequence genome:
- the LOC140043753 gene encoding piggyBac transposable element-derived protein 2-like, which produces MASSIIANIILRGNRLAGINLMSEKEMQKKGRGAYDWRVEESSNVVVVSWLDTKRVTLISSYAGVEPTDKARRWEKGKKEFVEVTRPSIVSQYNTHMGGVDLMDACIARYKYHIISKRWYLYLFWQGVYIALVNAWLLYRRECKEVGVAKNSILNQRKFQAIVAQTLIQINTKKPGRPLTPVAANIQPVKRQQKRPLANDDVRLDKVAHWPLKDEKRRRCAICKVNKTDTIFEKCKVALCFTEKRNCFREYHKNRLFIIVSIQLEQ; this is translated from the coding sequence taatcGCCAACATAATTTTGCGCGGAAATCGTCTTGCCGGTATCAATCTCATGTCAGAAAAGGAAATGCAGAAAAAAGGAAGAGGAGCATATGACTGGAGAGTAGAAGAGTCGAGTAATGTAGTAGTTGTTAGCTGGTTGGACACAAAACGAGTAACTTTAATTTCAAGTTATGCTGGCGTTGAACCAACAGACAAGGCGCGTCGCTGGGAAAAAGGGAAAAAAGAATTTGTAGAGGTTACAAGACCATCTATTGTAAGCCAGTATAATACCCATATGGGAGGAGTTGACTTAATGGATGCTTGCATTGCCAGATACAAATATCACATCATTTCAAAGCGTTGGTATCTGTATTTGTTTTGGCAAGGTGTGTACATAGCCCTTGTGAATGCTTGGCTTCTATATCGCCGGGAATGCAAAGAAGTAGGCGTTGCAAAGAACTCAATTTTGAATCAAAGGAAGTTTCAAGCAATAGTTGCACAAACACTCATTCAAATAAACACTAAAAAACCAGGCAGACCATTAACTCCAGTTGCAGCTAATATTCAACCTGTAAAGCGTCAACAAAAACGCCCACTTGCAAACGACGATGTAAGGTTGGATAAGGTTGCCCATTGGCCACTAAAAGATGAAAAACGCCGTCGTTGTGCTATCTGTAAAGTCAACAAGACAGatacaatatttgaaaaatgCAAAGTAGCTCTTTGCTTTACAGAAAAGAGGAATTGCTTTAGAGAATACCACAAAAATAGACTTTTCATAATTGTATCAATACAATTAGAACAATAG